The Granulicella sp. 5B5 nucleotide sequence GGATCGTAAAACTGCCGTCTGCGACATATCCAAACCTGCCCGAAAACGAATACTCCATGATGCAGTTCGCGCGCGAAGTAGGCATACAGGTGCCCGAGGTGGGCCTGCTCCCTATGGACCGGATTGATGGCGTTCCAGAACAATGGCGACAGTTGAAGGGGAATGCCTATTACATTAGGCGATTTGATCGCGGCGCGAAGGGAAAGCGCATCCATATCGAGGATTTCAACCAGATATATGAGCAGTTTGCCGAAGCCAAATATAAGAACTACAGCTATACCAATATGGCCGCCGATCTATGGCGTCTGACGGATGAGACACAGTTCACCGAGTTCGTCCGAAGGCTCATCTTCAATGCAGTCATCGGAAACAATGACATGCACTTGCAGAACTGGTCCCTCATCTACCCCGACGGCCACACGCCACAACTCGCCCCGGCCTACGATTTCGTGTCTACCGTGCGCTACATCGCAGATGATCGCCTGGCCTTGTCTATCGCCAAAGAGAAGACCATCAGCCGATTGGATTGGGAATTGCTGGAACGGTTTGCACAAAAAGCACAGGTTCCAAGTAAGCTCGTGCTCGAAACCGCCCGCGAGACCATAGAGAGAATCATGGCACTCTGGCCTACACTTCAGAAAGAGTTCCCGCTGGATCAGAAGACCCGCCGTCAGATAACAGCTCACATGAAATCGGTTCCCCTTCTGGCGCGGTGAGCCTTCCGATATTCAACCTGCAATCGTATTGCACCATTTCACCGAAGATCCGACGTCAGGGCTATGGTGAGACATCTGGTCCGATATTGCAGACGCCATCTGCAATAAGACGTTCAATCCTCTTCTTTCTGAAGTGGAGTGGTAGGCTCCCTGCGTCCTAGTGATACGAGCCTAAAAATGTTCGATATCGGCTCTGACACGTGGGCGTGGCCTGAGTACCTCTTTTCGATGATCGGACTGCCCCAAAGTCAACAGTTGAAGTCTGACGTTGCCGCCGATAAATAAGCCGACTTGTGAAGACTGATCTCCCAGAAATCGCACGCAAGAATCATTTATTCGTTCACTCCCATAAACTGGGATAGCGGCCGTAGCTGCCCGCCTTGGAGGAACGACGATGCATGACGCTTTCATCTCGTATGCGTTCGAAGACAATGACTTTGCGTCGGACATCGCCTATGGTCTCAAAGCGAATGGTTTGTCCGTATGGTTCGCACCGATCTCGCTCGGCGTAGGAGATAAGCTCCTAGATTCTGTAGAGGGAGGCATCCAGAAGGCACGTACAGGGGTTCTGATCCTCAGCCCAGCCTATCTCGCGAAAGGCTGGACGACCTATGAGATGGATATCCTAGTACGCCAACATATCGAAAAAAAGAAAAAGATACTGCCCATATGGCGCAACGTCTCAAAGGAAGAAGTAGAAAGTCGACATGCCGGACTTAGCGGCATCTTCGCCTTGACGCAGATGGACCCGATGGAACGGGTACTTTCAAAATTGGTCGAGGCGATGTCTGACGGCGCACGCGTACGCGGAGTAATTCCTTCCTATGAGGACCCTGCCCGTCGCTTCTTGGTAGGGCTTGGAGAAGTGAATTTGCAAAGCACTGAAGGGCCAGCGACGTCCATTTTCAAATTTCTCATTCACACGAAGGATGAAGACTACCCACTCTGGTTGGCGGGAAGAACTTATTCAAAAGAAGATCTGCTGCTCCAAGTCGCTCAACTCCTCGGTCCCGATCCGGAACGGGCTAAACAACGGATAGGGGAAGATGGATACAAAAAACTCTGGAAGATGTGCGTCGAGCACGACCTAGACCCTGGCCACTTTTACTGAGGGAAATACCCGCAATCAACAACCGTTGCTCTGACTTCTCGTTGGGTCACTTCCGGGAAGCGCCGTTCACGGAAGTGACGCATCTGAACTGTGTGCATGATCGCCGAGTCACTCATCGAATCATAAATCCGGCCCTATGTGATTGCGTTGATCGGATGGCTTCGACTTTGAGGCTTCCAGCACATCGTTACCCAACGGGAAAAACATCAACGCCTTGTAGTCCGCTTCCCCGTTGAGTGGGCGAAAAATTAGGCCTGCTAGAAGGTCGCCTTCAAAATGAATGACGTTGAAAGCTCCCCGGCGGATGATCCGCTTAAGGCATTCAGTCCTCTTCTCCAGAGTGGAGTGGTAGGCTCCCTCAGCCCCCGACCTTGGGACTCGGTTGCACAATTTTTGATGCAATTAGGTGATACGAAGTGATACGAAAATCTTGCAAAAATTTGTCCATTGGTGAGAAAATTCGGAACTGAAGGGTATGCCGAAGAATTCTGGCAAACCCTTCAAATTGAGTGCTTTTGCAGCTAAATCTCACAAAGAAAACGGCATAGCGATCACTGGTGCAGGAGCCTTCGAATCCCTCCGCCCCGACCATTCAAATCAATGACTTATAGCTTTGCTCAAGACGCCTGCACTCTGATTGTGTGGGAATTTGTGGTTACCCTTGTGCCCACTCAAGGGTAACGCTGGGTTGATTAGGCGACGTGGCTGATTGTTTCCATAGCTTCGACCGCAGCTCGCTTTGCCTTCGAACGAATGTGGCTGTACCTCTCCAGCATTTTCCGGCTCAAATGACCGGCAATCGCAAGAATGGTCGAATCCGAGGTCTGGGTCTCGGACAGGTTCGTGAGGAAGTGATGCCGGAGATCGTGCAGACGGCATTCAGCACCGGCCCGCCTCTTGGCCGTGTTCCACGCTCTCTTCCACGACCCTAGCGGCTTGCTGAGATCGAGTTTGAGGGGAGTCATCACACCTTGCTTTGCAGACCCCCCTCCCTTTGAATGCAAGCTTTTCGCTGGGGAAGATGTAGTCCACCGGCTTCGCCTTTGGCCAGCGAGCCTTCCATGCGGTGAATGCCTCCATCGCAGTCTTATTGAGCGGGATGATTCGCCCCTTGTCTCCCTCCGTTTTCGACTTGCCTACCTGAAACTCTTCCTGCACAAAATTCACCTGCTTCCAGCGCGCGCGGCGAAGTTCGGCACTGCGGAGACCGGTGTTGCAATAGATCACAATGGCCGGATAAAGGCTGGGCTGGTTGCTCCGAAAGCATGCTTCGAGCAGCTGGTATGCTTCCTTCGGTTCAAGAGCCCGACCGATCTCTTCATTCTCGGGAAGCATGTGCACGTCGTCTTCGATCGTGCTCCAGAGCTTGTTCCGTTTCAGAATCAAGTGGAGCGTCGCGATCTCTATGTTGATCGTGCGGTTTGATGCCCCTTCTCTTTTCCTTTTGCTCTGGTACTTGCTGATGGCGCTGTGCGTGATTTCACCCAACAGCCTGGTTTTGAAAACGAGATCAAGGTGGTTCAGGCTTGTGTGATGAATCGTGAGATATGACTTTGACCAGCGCGCCTCATTTGCAGCAATCCACTCTGCGGAGGCGATCGAAAACCTCTTGGGGCGTTCGATGGCGGTGATTCCGTTGACAGATTCTTCGATACTGCGCCTGCGAGCGCGTTCGGCTTTGATGGCGAGGTTTTTGTTTGCGGTAAATGTGGATTCGCGTACGCGGATGCCGCGCACGACAAACTCCATCCACCAGACCCCACCTCTCTTGTAAAGACTCACATTGAATGTCCTTTCTTGATCTTCTCTTCGCTGCCAAAAGCGGATACCATTGGCATCGTCGGTGGCCGAGGGCGGCAGCGCGAACGGGAATGCATCCGAGGATGGCATAACTGCTCCTGTTCCCGCCCCCTTCTGTTTGAAGGTGCGGATGAAACGGCCCGTAAATTTCCCAGGGTCGAATGGTATTCCCAATGGGGACTG carries:
- a CDS encoding type II toxin-antitoxin system HipA family toxin yields the protein MPTKKATSASRPSVLEVRLSGTVVGTITNLPNDQNLFVFDAAYIADENRPVLSLSFYDAFRELRTDVRPVTLRLPPFFSNLLPEGQLRQYIAEHGDVNAQREFFLLWLLGNDLPGAVTVQDIEGRALPPAQGTPTEARTKVGKDVLRFSLAGVQLKLSAVGNPNRQLSIPASRQGKHWIVKLPSATYPNLPENEYSMMQFAREVGIQVPEVGLLPMDRIDGVPEQWRQLKGNAYYIRRFDRGAKGKRIHIEDFNQIYEQFAEAKYKNYSYTNMAADLWRLTDETQFTEFVRRLIFNAVIGNNDMHLQNWSLIYPDGHTPQLAPAYDFVSTVRYIADDRLALSIAKEKTISRLDWELLERFAQKAQVPSKLVLETARETIERIMALWPTLQKEFPLDQKTRRQITAHMKSVPLLAR
- a CDS encoding toll/interleukin-1 receptor domain-containing protein, which encodes MHDAFISYAFEDNDFASDIAYGLKANGLSVWFAPISLGVGDKLLDSVEGGIQKARTGVLILSPAYLAKGWTTYEMDILVRQHIEKKKKILPIWRNVSKEEVESRHAGLSGIFALTQMDPMERVLSKLVEAMSDGARVRGVIPSYEDPARRFLVGLGEVNLQSTEGPATSIFKFLIHTKDEDYPLWLAGRTYSKEDLLLQVAQLLGPDPERAKQRIGEDGYKKLWKMCVEHDLDPGHFY
- a CDS encoding tyrosine-type recombinase/integrase — its product is MPSSDAFPFALPPSATDDANGIRFWQRREDQERTFNVSLYKRGGVWWMEFVVRGIRVRESTFTANKNLAIKAERARRRSIEESVNGITAIERPKRFSIASAEWIAANEARWSKSYLTIHHTSLNHLDLVFKTRLLGEITHSAISKYQSKRKREGASNRTINIEIATLHLILKRNKLWSTIEDDVHMLPENEEIGRALEPKEAYQLLEACFRSNQPSLYPAIVIYCNTGLRSAELRRARWKQVNFVQEEFQVGKSKTEGDKGRIIPLNKTAMEAFTAWKARWPKAKPVDYIFPSEKLAFKGRGVCKARCDDSPQTRSQQAARVVEESVEHGQEAGRC